Proteins encoded in a region of the Triticum dicoccoides isolate Atlit2015 ecotype Zavitan chromosome 3A, WEW_v2.0, whole genome shotgun sequence genome:
- the LOC119270539 gene encoding cysteine-rich receptor-like protein kinase 10 isoform X3 gives MPCHPWMAMVILSFLLLLLMPLASAETWPFCGDSGDYELNSTYEANLLLLSSTLPNKAASSTTLFATDTVGNGPNTIFALALCRGDYNASACEGCLVNAFQDGQEHCPNNKDVTVYYNGNPCMLRFSNQKFLATTVNDKILVIANIEMPLNTSTRADSFRLLLVTLLNNTAQSAANSSRRFTTSRLDVSSFPTLYCLMQCTPDLTADDCAACFQPYSQLTLRYIDSRQGGQVLGTRCSMRYEIYPFFQGEPMLRTINLVSELPAINNTMPPVTVYPQLPAAQATIQEHQGTEILHDQAAKNRPEEDTLVWRLEDKSSEFTLFEFSEILHATRNFSKENLLGQGGFGPVYKGQLSDGMEIAVKRLASHSGQGFTEFKNEVELIAKLQHNNLVKLMGCCIQGEEKLLVYEYLPNKSLDFFIFDVSRTTLVDWNKRCVIIEGIAQGLLYLHKHSRLRIIHRDLKASNILLDQDMNPKISDFGLAKIFSSNDTQGSTKRVVGTYGYMAPEYASEGIYSIKSDVFSFGVLLLEILSGQRNSGFHKHEDFLNLLGYSWQLWEGGRFLELLEASIAKEIHAAEARRYINIALMCVQEHADDRPTMSNVVAMLNSEAVILPEPKHPAYFNLRVSKQGESGSVLCSHNDVTICSNNDVTITEEPDGR, from the exons ATGCCTTGTCATCCATGGATGGCCATGGttatcctctccttcctcctcctgctcctcatgCCTCTCGCCTCTGCCGAAACTTGGCCATTTTGTGGCGACAGCGGTGACTACGAATTAAATAGCACCTATGAAGCCAACCTCCTGCTCCTCTCATCCACCCTCCCGAACAAGGCAGCATCCAGCACCACCCTATTCGCTACCGACACCGTTGGCAATGGTCCGAACACAATCTTCGCCCTCGCTCTCTGCCGCGGGGACTACAACGCCTCTGCTTGCGAGGGATGCTTGGTTAACGCCTTCCAGGATGGACAGGAGCACTGCCCGAACAATAAGGACGTCACCGTGTACTACAATGGCAATCCCTGCATGCTCAGGTTCTCCAACCAGAAATTTCTCGCCACCACCGTCAATGACAAAATACTTGTCATTGCGAACATTGAGATGCCGCTTAACACCTCGACAAGAGCTGACTCCTTCAGGCTCTTGTTGGTCACACTTCTGAACAACACGGCTCAATCGGCCGCGAACAGCTCGAGGAGGTTCACCACTTCGCGCTTAGACGTCAGCTCCTTCCCGACGCTTTACTGCCTTATGCAGTGCACGCCCGACCTGACCGCCGATGACTGTGCAGCCTGTTTCCAGCCTTACTCCCAGTTAACGCTCAGGTACATAGACAGTAGGCAAGGTGGTCAAGTTCTGGGGACACGGTGTAGCATGAGGTACGAGATATACCCATTCTTCCAAGGGGAGCCCATGCTGCGTACTATCAACTTGGTATCTGAACTTCCGGCGATCAACAACACAATGCCGCCAGTTACAGTGTACCCGCAGTTGCCGGCTGCGCAAGCCACCATCCAAGAACACCA GGGAACGGAAATCTTACACGATCAAGCTGCCAAGAATAGGCCGGAAGAAGACACATTGGTTTGGAGATTGGAAGATAAGAGTTCAGAGTTCACTCTCTTTGAATTTTCTGAGATATTGCATGCTACGCGCAACTTCTCCAAAGAAAACCTACTTGGGCAAGGTGGTTTTGGTCCTGTCTACAAG GGCCAATTATCAGATGGAATGGAAATTGCAGTTAAAAGGCTTGCCTCACATTCGGGACAGGGTTTCACCGAATTCAAAAATGAAGTTGAACTTATTGCAAAACTACAGCACAATAATCTTGTCAAGCTCATGGGATGCTGCATTCAGGGAGAGGAAAAACTATTGGTGTACGAATATTTGCCAAATAAGAGCTTGGACTTCTTTATCTTTG ATGTTAGCAGAACAACTTTGGTTGACTGGAATAAAAGATGTGTGATAATCGAAGGGATAGCCCAAGGTTTACTGTATCTCCACAAGCACTCTCGGTTGCGCATCATACACAGAGACCTTAAGGCCAGCAACATTCTTTTGGACCAGGACATGAATCCTAAAATTTCTGATTTTGGGCTAGCAAAAATTTTCAGCTCCAATGATACTCAAGGAAGCACAAAAAGGGTGGTGGGAACATA TGGTTATATGGCTCCGGAGTATGCATCTGAAGGCATTTACTCGATCAAATCTGATGTGTTCAGCTTTGGTGTCTTACTTCTCGAGATCCTTAGCGGACAAAGGAATTCTGGTTTCCATAAGCATGAAGACTTTCTTAACCTCCTTGGATAT TCATGGCAGCTCTGGGAAGGAGGAAGATTTCTTGAGCTTCTAGAAGCATCAATTGCTAAGGAGATCCATGCAGCGGAGGCTAGGAGGTACATTAACATTGCACTAATGTGCGTACAAGAGCATGCAGATGATCGACCGACCATGTCAAATGTCGTTGCGATGTTAAACAGCGAGGCTGTTATTCTTCCAGAGCCTAAACATCCGGCATACTTCAACCTCAGAGTATCTAAGCAAGGTGAATCGGGTAGTGTTCTGTGCAGTCATAATGATGTAACTATCTGCAGTAATAATGACGTAACCATCACTGAGGAGCCAGATGGCAGATAG
- the LOC119270539 gene encoding G-type lectin S-receptor-like serine/threonine-protein kinase At4g03230 isoform X1: MTRRRKAAKNRPEEDTLVWRLEDKSSEFTLFEFSEILHATRNFSKENLLGQGGFGPVYKGQLSDGMEIAVKRLASHSGQGFTEFKNEVELIAKLQHNNLVKLMGCCIQGEEKLLVYEYLPNKSLDFFIFDVSRTTLVDWNKRCVIIEGIAQGLLYLHKHSRLRIIHRDLKASNILLDQDMNPKISDFGLAKIFSSNDTQGSTKRVVGTYGYMAPEYASEGIYSIKSDVFSFGVLLLEILSGQRNSGFHKHEDFLNLLGYSWQLWEGGRFLELLEASIAKEIHAAEARRYINIALMCVQEHADDRPTMSNVVAMLNSEAVILPEPKHPAYFNLRVSKQGESGSVLCSHNDVTICSNNDVTITEEPDGR; this comes from the exons ATGACAAGACGAAGAAAAG CTGCCAAGAATAGGCCGGAAGAAGACACATTGGTTTGGAGATTGGAAGATAAGAGTTCAGAGTTCACTCTCTTTGAATTTTCTGAGATATTGCATGCTACGCGCAACTTCTCCAAAGAAAACCTACTTGGGCAAGGTGGTTTTGGTCCTGTCTACAAG GGCCAATTATCAGATGGAATGGAAATTGCAGTTAAAAGGCTTGCCTCACATTCGGGACAGGGTTTCACCGAATTCAAAAATGAAGTTGAACTTATTGCAAAACTACAGCACAATAATCTTGTCAAGCTCATGGGATGCTGCATTCAGGGAGAGGAAAAACTATTGGTGTACGAATATTTGCCAAATAAGAGCTTGGACTTCTTTATCTTTG ATGTTAGCAGAACAACTTTGGTTGACTGGAATAAAAGATGTGTGATAATCGAAGGGATAGCCCAAGGTTTACTGTATCTCCACAAGCACTCTCGGTTGCGCATCATACACAGAGACCTTAAGGCCAGCAACATTCTTTTGGACCAGGACATGAATCCTAAAATTTCTGATTTTGGGCTAGCAAAAATTTTCAGCTCCAATGATACTCAAGGAAGCACAAAAAGGGTGGTGGGAACATA TGGTTATATGGCTCCGGAGTATGCATCTGAAGGCATTTACTCGATCAAATCTGATGTGTTCAGCTTTGGTGTCTTACTTCTCGAGATCCTTAGCGGACAAAGGAATTCTGGTTTCCATAAGCATGAAGACTTTCTTAACCTCCTTGGATAT TCATGGCAGCTCTGGGAAGGAGGAAGATTTCTTGAGCTTCTAGAAGCATCAATTGCTAAGGAGATCCATGCAGCGGAGGCTAGGAGGTACATTAACATTGCACTAATGTGCGTACAAGAGCATGCAGATGATCGACCGACCATGTCAAATGTCGTTGCGATGTTAAACAGCGAGGCTGTTATTCTTCCAGAGCCTAAACATCCGGCATACTTCAACCTCAGAGTATCTAAGCAAGGTGAATCGGGTAGTGTTCTGTGCAGTCATAATGATGTAACTATCTGCAGTAATAATGACGTAACCATCACTGAGGAGCCAGATGGCAGATAG
- the LOC119270539 gene encoding cysteine-rich receptor-like protein kinase 10 isoform X2 yields the protein MAMVILSFLLLLLMPLASAETWPFCGDSGDYELNSTYEANLLLLSSTLPNKAASSTTLFATDTVGNGPNTIFALALCRGDYNASACEGCLVNAFQDGQEHCPNNKDVTVYYNGNPCMLRFSNQKFLATTVNDKILVIANIEMPLNTSTRADSFRLLLVTLLNNTAQSAANSSRRFTTSRLDVSSFPTLYCLMQCTPDLTADDCAACFQPYSQLTLRYIDSRQGGQVLGTRCSMRYEIYPFFQGEPMLRTINLVSELPAINNTMPPVTVYPQLPAAQATIQEHQGRNSNRKAPWIIAVAAPLLSIFLCFICCIVWMTRRRKGTEILHDQAAKNRPEEDTLVWRLEDKSSEFTLFEFSEILHATRNFSKENLLGQGGFGPVYKGQLSDGMEIAVKRLASHSGQGFTEFKNEVELIAKLQHNNLVKLMGCCIQGEEKLLVYEYLPNKSLDFFIFDVSRTTLVDWNKRCVIIEGIAQGLLYLHKHSRLRIIHRDLKASNILLDQDMNPKISDFGLAKIFSSNDTQGSTKRVVGTYGYMAPEYASEGIYSIKSDVFSFGVLLLEILSGQRNSGFHKHEDFLNLLGYSWQLWEGGRFLELLEASIAKEIHAAEARRYINIALMCVQEHADDRPTMSNVVAMLNSEAVILPEPKHPAYFNLRVSKQGESGSVLCSHNDVTICSNNDVTITEEPDGR from the exons ATGGCCATGGttatcctctccttcctcctcctgctcctcatgCCTCTCGCCTCTGCCGAAACTTGGCCATTTTGTGGCGACAGCGGTGACTACGAATTAAATAGCACCTATGAAGCCAACCTCCTGCTCCTCTCATCCACCCTCCCGAACAAGGCAGCATCCAGCACCACCCTATTCGCTACCGACACCGTTGGCAATGGTCCGAACACAATCTTCGCCCTCGCTCTCTGCCGCGGGGACTACAACGCCTCTGCTTGCGAGGGATGCTTGGTTAACGCCTTCCAGGATGGACAGGAGCACTGCCCGAACAATAAGGACGTCACCGTGTACTACAATGGCAATCCCTGCATGCTCAGGTTCTCCAACCAGAAATTTCTCGCCACCACCGTCAATGACAAAATACTTGTCATTGCGAACATTGAGATGCCGCTTAACACCTCGACAAGAGCTGACTCCTTCAGGCTCTTGTTGGTCACACTTCTGAACAACACGGCTCAATCGGCCGCGAACAGCTCGAGGAGGTTCACCACTTCGCGCTTAGACGTCAGCTCCTTCCCGACGCTTTACTGCCTTATGCAGTGCACGCCCGACCTGACCGCCGATGACTGTGCAGCCTGTTTCCAGCCTTACTCCCAGTTAACGCTCAGGTACATAGACAGTAGGCAAGGTGGTCAAGTTCTGGGGACACGGTGTAGCATGAGGTACGAGATATACCCATTCTTCCAAGGGGAGCCCATGCTGCGTACTATCAACTTGGTATCTGAACTTCCGGCGATCAACAACACAATGCCGCCAGTTACAGTGTACCCGCAGTTGCCGGCTGCGCAAGCCACCATCCAAGAACACCAAG GACGCAACTCAAACCGGAAGGCGCCGTGGATTATTGCTGTTGCAGCTCCATTACTATCAATATTTCTGTGCTTTATCTGTTGTATTGTATGGATGACAAGACGAAGAAA GGGAACGGAAATCTTACACGATCAAGCTGCCAAGAATAGGCCGGAAGAAGACACATTGGTTTGGAGATTGGAAGATAAGAGTTCAGAGTTCACTCTCTTTGAATTTTCTGAGATATTGCATGCTACGCGCAACTTCTCCAAAGAAAACCTACTTGGGCAAGGTGGTTTTGGTCCTGTCTACAAG GGCCAATTATCAGATGGAATGGAAATTGCAGTTAAAAGGCTTGCCTCACATTCGGGACAGGGTTTCACCGAATTCAAAAATGAAGTTGAACTTATTGCAAAACTACAGCACAATAATCTTGTCAAGCTCATGGGATGCTGCATTCAGGGAGAGGAAAAACTATTGGTGTACGAATATTTGCCAAATAAGAGCTTGGACTTCTTTATCTTTG ATGTTAGCAGAACAACTTTGGTTGACTGGAATAAAAGATGTGTGATAATCGAAGGGATAGCCCAAGGTTTACTGTATCTCCACAAGCACTCTCGGTTGCGCATCATACACAGAGACCTTAAGGCCAGCAACATTCTTTTGGACCAGGACATGAATCCTAAAATTTCTGATTTTGGGCTAGCAAAAATTTTCAGCTCCAATGATACTCAAGGAAGCACAAAAAGGGTGGTGGGAACATA TGGTTATATGGCTCCGGAGTATGCATCTGAAGGCATTTACTCGATCAAATCTGATGTGTTCAGCTTTGGTGTCTTACTTCTCGAGATCCTTAGCGGACAAAGGAATTCTGGTTTCCATAAGCATGAAGACTTTCTTAACCTCCTTGGATAT TCATGGCAGCTCTGGGAAGGAGGAAGATTTCTTGAGCTTCTAGAAGCATCAATTGCTAAGGAGATCCATGCAGCGGAGGCTAGGAGGTACATTAACATTGCACTAATGTGCGTACAAGAGCATGCAGATGATCGACCGACCATGTCAAATGTCGTTGCGATGTTAAACAGCGAGGCTGTTATTCTTCCAGAGCCTAAACATCCGGCATACTTCAACCTCAGAGTATCTAAGCAAGGTGAATCGGGTAGTGTTCTGTGCAGTCATAATGATGTAACTATCTGCAGTAATAATGACGTAACCATCACTGAGGAGCCAGATGGCAGATAG